Within the Nitrososphaerota archaeon genome, the region GGAAAAAATTGAGAATCTTATTAGAGAATGGTATTTCAAATTGAAAAGAGGAGATTTTGCTTTAGAAGAACTTGCATTCCATATCATGATTAGTAGAAAACCTGAAAAATATATGAAAACAACCCCTCAACATGTTAAAGCTGCAAAAAAGCTTGAATCTAAAGGAATGGATATAGTTGCTGGAGATATAATAAGTTTTGTGAAAACTAAGAATAAAGAAGGGGTTGAACCTTTACAGCTTGCTAGAAAAGATCAGATCGATACTGAAAAATATATCGAGTATCTAAGGTCTACTTTTGAACAGGTATTGGATGCGTTGGGAATAGATTTCAATAATGTTGTTGGTGTTACATCATTAGAAAGCTTTTTATGATGCATATTTATTTAAATAATATTTCGATTGGAAGTTCAAGAGTTTCTTTAATCGTACGTAAAACTATTTTTGTATCACTCGATATTACTCCATCGATATGACCTATTTTATCCAGTATTTTTGCCAATTCTTCCTGATTCATACTTCTTACTTTAGCTAAACAATAATATTCTCCTGTAATATCGTATAACTCACATATTTCAGGCATTTTTACTAATGCTTTTAAAACATCATCATATTTGGATGGAGATGCTTTAATGCCTATAAAAGCTATTAAGTTTAATCCTAATTTGTTTGAATCTAAAATTGCTTGAAATTTTTTAATATAACCTTCATTCATAAGTTTTTTTATACGCATATAAATTGCTGTTTCACTTATTCCGATTTCTTTAGCAAGATTTGTATAAGATGCTCTACCATCTTCTTGAAGAAGCTTAAGCAATTCTATATTTTTTTTATCTAATTTTTTTATCAAGATATTTCACTAAATATATTATATACAAAAATATATATTTTTTTAAATTTTTAAATCATTATCGCTACAACTAATGAAGAAATTAATGGTATTGTAAAATTATCATAATGTTTTAAGGGGCCAAAAGTTAATGCATCCACAATAGTCCCTACTAAGGAAGCTATAAAGCAAATTTTTATTAAAGGATAAAAAAGCGTATTTGTTAATAAGCTATATAAGAAACTTGAGAAAATAGCTCCTAATAAAGAAAATAGGAATACTATTGCTGATCCTTCAATACTTTTTTGACTCCAAGGATACTTATGTTGTTTTTTTAATTTTGGAGCTAATAAAGGTACTATTCCATCTCCCCAAGCCATTATATAAGATGGAATAATAATAGCTAATATTTTATTAAGATAGCCATAAATTATAACAAGTATTAATATACTTATTATATAATATGCT harbors:
- a CDS encoding Lrp/AsnC family transcriptional regulator, with translation MIKKLDKKNIELLKLLQEDGRASYTNLAKEIGISETAIYMRIKKLMNEGYIKKFQAILDSNKLGLNLIAFIGIKASPSKYDDVLKALVKMPEICELYDITGEYYCLAKVRSMNQEELAKILDKIGHIDGVISSDTKIVLRTIKETLELPIEILFK